In Pseudomonas mohnii, the following are encoded in one genomic region:
- a CDS encoding Tn3 family transposase, whose translation MPRRSILSASERETLLALPESQDDLIRYYTFNESDLSLIRQRRGDANRLGFAVQLCLLRYPGYALSSDSVLPDPVIEWVARQVQAAPESWAKYGERDVTRREHAQELRTYLGLLPFGLSDFRALVRELTNLAQQTDKGLLLAGQALESLRQQRRILPTLTVIDRACSEAVARANRRIYRALIEPLSQQHRNKLDELLTIKTGSNSTWLTWLRQSPLKPNSRHMMEHIERLKIFQLVALPEGLDRHIHQNRLLKLAREGGQMTPQDLGKFENERRYATLVAVVLESTATVTDELVDLHDRILVKLFSSAKNKHQQQFQKQGKAINDKVRLYSKIGQALLEAKTTGGDPFAAIEAVIPWDEFAQSVTDAELLARPETFDHLHLVSENFNTLRRYTPAFLEVLQLRAAPAAQRVLDAIQQLREMNADNLRKVPSDAPTAFIKPRWKPLVITPEGIDRRFYEICALSELKNALRSGDIWVKGSRQFRDFEDYLLPPAKFAALKKEQALPLATNPNSDQYLEERLQLLEQQLATVAKLAKDNELPDAILTESGLKITPLDAAVPVTAQALIDKTSQLLPRIKITELLMDVDEWTGFTRHFTHLKDGAQAKDRTLLLSAILGDAINIGLTKMAESSPGMTYAKLSWLQAWHIRDETYSAALAELVNNQFNHTFAANWGDGTTSSSDGQRFRAGGRGESTGHVNPKYGNEPGRLFYTHISDQYAPFSTRVVNVGVRDSTYVLDGLLYHESDLRIEEHYTDTAGFTDHVFALMHLLGFRFAPRIRDLGETKLYVPQSVQDYPTLRPMIGGTLNIKHVRAHWDEILRLAASIKQGTVTASLMLRKLGSYPRQNGLAVALRELGRIERTLFILDWLQSVELRRRVHAGLNKGEARNALARAVFFNRLGEIRDRSFEQQRYRASGLNLVTAAIVLWNTVYLERATQGLTDAGKPVNTDMYQYLSPLGWEHINLTGDYVWRQSRKLEEGKFRPLRQLGKP comes from the coding sequence ATGCCCCGTCGCTCGATACTCTCGGCTTCTGAGCGCGAGACTTTGCTTGCGCTGCCGGAAAGCCAGGACGATCTGATCCGCTATTACACCTTCAACGAGTCCGACCTGTCGCTGATCCGTCAGCGACGGGGTGATGCCAATCGTCTCGGCTTTGCCGTGCAACTCTGCCTGCTGCGCTACCCCGGTTACGCGCTGTCCAGCGACAGCGTGCTGCCAGATCCGGTCATTGAGTGGGTGGCACGACAGGTTCAGGCTGCGCCCGAAAGCTGGGCGAAGTACGGTGAGCGCGATGTCACCCGCCGTGAACATGCCCAGGAGTTGCGAACCTACCTGGGCTTGTTGCCGTTCGGGCTGTCAGACTTTCGCGCCCTGGTACGTGAGCTGACCAACCTTGCCCAGCAGACCGACAAAGGTTTGTTACTGGCTGGGCAGGCTCTGGAGAGTCTGCGTCAGCAACGGCGGATTTTGCCGACCCTGACGGTGATCGACCGGGCCTGCTCCGAAGCAGTGGCGCGAGCGAACCGGAGGATCTACCGTGCTTTGATCGAGCCGCTAAGCCAGCAGCATCGCAACAAACTCGACGAACTGCTGACCATCAAGACAGGCAGCAATAGTACCTGGTTGACCTGGCTACGGCAGTCACCGTTGAAACCGAATTCGCGGCACATGATGGAGCACATCGAGCGGCTGAAGATTTTTCAACTGGTGGCCCTGCCCGAAGGGCTCGACCGGCATATCCACCAGAACCGCTTGCTCAAGCTTGCCCGCGAAGGTGGGCAGATGACGCCGCAGGATCTTGGCAAGTTCGAGAACGAACGGCGCTACGCCACCTTGGTTGCCGTGGTGCTGGAAAGCACCGCGACAGTGACCGATGAACTGGTGGATCTACACGACCGCATCCTAGTCAAGCTGTTCAGCAGCGCCAAGAACAAGCATCAGCAGCAATTTCAGAAACAGGGCAAGGCGATCAACGACAAGGTTCGCTTGTACTCGAAGATAGGTCAGGCCTTGCTGGAGGCCAAAACTACCGGTGGCGATCCGTTCGCCGCCATCGAGGCGGTCATCCCCTGGGACGAATTCGCCCAGAGTGTGACCGACGCCGAGCTACTGGCCCGTCCCGAAACCTTCGACCATTTGCACCTGGTCAGCGAAAACTTCAATACTCTGCGCCGCTACACTCCAGCCTTTCTGGAGGTGCTTCAACTCCGGGCCGCACCGGCAGCTCAACGTGTGCTGGATGCCATCCAGCAGCTGCGCGAGATGAACGCAGACAACCTGCGCAAGGTGCCATCGGACGCACCAACTGCGTTCATCAAGCCGCGCTGGAAACCGCTGGTGATCACGCCGGAAGGCATTGACCGGCGTTTTTACGAAATCTGCGCCTTGTCTGAACTGAAAAACGCGCTGCGTTCCGGCGACATTTGGGTCAAGGGCTCACGGCAGTTTCGTGACTTTGAAGATTACCTGCTGCCGCCCGCGAAGTTTGCCGCGCTCAAGAAGGAACAGGCGCTGCCATTGGCGACCAATCCCAACAGCGACCAGTACCTAGAGGAGCGCTTGCAGCTGCTAGAGCAGCAACTGGCGACCGTCGCCAAGCTGGCCAAGGACAATGAACTCCCCGACGCGATCCTCACAGAGTCCGGACTGAAGATCACGCCGCTGGATGCGGCAGTACCGGTCACCGCCCAGGCGCTGATCGACAAGACCAGTCAGCTACTACCGCGCATCAAGATTACCGAGCTGCTGATGGACGTGGATGAGTGGACAGGATTCACCCGTCACTTTACCCACCTGAAGGATGGTGCTCAGGCCAAGGATCGAACGCTGTTACTGTCAGCAATCCTTGGTGACGCCATCAACATTGGGCTGACGAAAATGGCCGAGTCGAGTCCGGGTATGACCTACGCCAAGCTGTCTTGGCTGCAAGCCTGGCACATCCGTGACGAAACCTACTCGGCGGCTCTGGCTGAATTGGTCAACAATCAGTTCAACCACACCTTTGCGGCCAACTGGGGAGACGGCACCACCTCATCCTCCGATGGCCAGCGCTTCCGTGCAGGCGGTCGAGGCGAAAGCACCGGGCACGTCAACCCGAAATACGGCAACGAACCAGGGCGGCTGTTCTATACCCATATCTCCGATCAGTACGCGCCGTTCAGTACCCGAGTGGTGAATGTCGGAGTGCGGGATTCGACCTATGTGCTCGATGGTCTGCTGTATCACGAGTCGGATCTGCGGATCGAGGAGCACTACACCGACACGGCTGGCTTCACCGATCATGTCTTCGCCCTGATGCATCTGCTGGGCTTTCGTTTTGCCCCGCGCATCCGCGACCTGGGCGAAACCAAACTGTATGTCCCGCAGAGCGTACAGGACTACCCGACGCTGCGCCCAATGATCGGCGGCACGCTGAACATTAAGCACGTCCGCGCTCACTGGGACGAGATTCTGCGTCTGGCCGCGTCGATCAAACAGGGCACCGTCACTGCCTCGTTGATGCTGCGCAAGCTGGGCAGCTATCCACGTCAGAACGGCCTGGCCGTGGCCCTGCGGGAGCTGGGCCGGATCGAGCGCACGCTGTTTATCCTCGACTGGCTGCAAAGTGTCGAGTTGCGTCGTCGCGTGCACGCTGGATTGAACAAGGGCGAGGCGCGCAATGCCCTGGCCAGGGCGGTGTTCTTCAACCGCCTTGGTGAAATCAGGGATCGCAGCTTCGAACAGCAGCGCTATAGGGCCAGCGGACTGAACTTGGTGACCGCCGCTATCGTGCTGTGGAACACCGTCTACCTGGAGCGGGCAACCCAAGGGCTGACTGACGCCGGAAAGCCGGTGAATACCGATATGTATCAATATCTGTCGCCGCTGGGCTGGGAGCACATTAACCTGACCGGCGATTACGTCTGGCGGCAGAGCCGCAAGCTGGAGGAAGGGAAATTCAGGCCGTTACGACAGCTCGGAAAGCCTTAG
- a CDS encoding type II toxin-antitoxin system RelE/ParE family toxin: MADTLPLQGASLGYVDELTAAPTTLLTNPRIGERLEEFEPRDVRRIQIGQYEMRYEIVDSTIYLLRLWHTREDR; encoded by the coding sequence ATAGCCGATACGTTGCCCCTGCAAGGGGCCTCCCTAGGCTATGTAGATGAACTTACAGCAGCACCTACCACGCTGCTGACCAATCCGCGCATTGGCGAACGACTAGAAGAGTTCGAACCAAGGGATGTACGCCGAATTCAGATCGGCCAATACGAGATGCGTTACGAGATAGTGGATTCCACTATCTACCTGCTGCGCCTGTGGCACACCCGCGAAGACCGATAG
- a CDS encoding DUF1289 domain-containing protein, translating into MAKDIENPCISVCQLNSELCVSCGRTKEDIKKWKRMKRPEKMASVQRATLRLKSLQKKNS; encoded by the coding sequence ATGGCCAAGGACATCGAAAATCCCTGTATCTCTGTTTGCCAGCTGAACAGCGAACTGTGCGTCAGCTGCGGTCGCACCAAGGAAGACATCAAAAAATGGAAACGAATGAAGCGTCCAGAAAAAATGGCCTCTGTACAACGGGCGACCCTGCGCCTGAAAAGCCTGCAAAAAAAGAACTCTTAA
- a CDS encoding DUF411 domain-containing protein yields the protein MTGSFRLSSRFLRIATFAALFIGSTAQAAQALAIDVHRDANCGCCKKWIQHLEANGFTVIDHVETNMSAVKQDLGVAPRLSSCHTAMINGKFVEGHVPAEQIIAMSKRDDLLGIAAPGMPAGSPGMEVDGVHEAYQIIGRNKAGTDQVIAEYPEN from the coding sequence ATGACAGGTAGCTTCCGACTCTCAAGTCGATTTCTGCGTATCGCAACGTTCGCCGCACTGTTCATCGGTTCAACCGCTCAAGCAGCACAGGCGTTGGCCATCGATGTTCACCGAGATGCTAACTGCGGATGCTGTAAGAAGTGGATTCAGCATCTTGAGGCCAATGGCTTCACCGTCATAGATCATGTAGAGACCAACATGAGTGCTGTCAAACAAGATCTGGGGGTCGCTCCACGACTCTCGTCTTGCCACACTGCGATGATCAACGGAAAGTTTGTTGAAGGTCACGTGCCTGCCGAGCAAATAATTGCGATGAGCAAACGTGACGACCTTCTCGGAATCGCCGCCCCTGGTATGCCAGCAGGTTCTCCAGGAATGGAAGTCGACGGAGTGCATGAGGCTTACCAGATCATCGGCCGGAACAAAGCTGGCACAGATCAGGTCATTGCTGAATACCCCGAAAACTAA
- a CDS encoding copper resistance protein B, whose translation MTKKPKRQIEIMTSKFLRPTLMALAVSTSPAFFFMAQAAEEMDPSMAMPSSANAKPSTAQKSKPAKAKDGAMDHSKMDHGSMGTMDHNKMGAMDHSKMSMDDGQMDGMESMAGGATTTSRTPVPVLTDADRAAAFPDVAGHGVHDKKINSFILLDKFEYQDADNGSALAWDAKGWIGGDVDRLWLRSEGERTNGVTENAELQALWGHAIGPWWDVVTGVRQDFKPGSPQTWGALGIQGMALYNFEAEATAYIGENGQTAARFEGDYDILLTNRLILQPTVEVNMYGKNDPQRGIGSGLANTEVGFRLRYEIVRQFAPYVGVTWNRSYGKTADLASDEGEKTNEARFVAGIRMWF comes from the coding sequence ATGACCAAAAAACCAAAAAGGCAGATTGAGATCATGACCAGTAAATTTTTACGCCCAACGTTGATGGCACTTGCAGTCTCTACCAGTCCTGCATTTTTCTTCATGGCCCAAGCTGCTGAGGAGATGGATCCGTCGATGGCGATGCCATCAAGTGCGAACGCGAAGCCTTCAACTGCGCAGAAATCCAAACCAGCCAAAGCAAAAGATGGCGCAATGGATCACTCCAAGATGGACCACGGCTCAATGGGAACTATGGACCATAACAAGATGGGGGCCATGGATCACAGCAAGATGAGCATGGACGACGGGCAAATGGACGGTATGGAAAGCATGGCTGGAGGGGCTACGACCACAAGCCGAACCCCTGTCCCCGTACTTACCGACGCTGACCGTGCAGCCGCCTTTCCAGATGTGGCAGGTCATGGTGTACACGACAAAAAAATCAACTCGTTCATCCTTCTGGATAAGTTTGAGTACCAAGACGCTGACAACGGGAGTGCGTTGGCCTGGGATGCCAAAGGGTGGATCGGCGGTGACGTTGATCGCCTGTGGCTGCGTTCGGAAGGTGAACGTACCAATGGCGTGACGGAAAACGCCGAACTCCAAGCACTCTGGGGGCACGCCATCGGTCCATGGTGGGATGTCGTCACGGGCGTTCGGCAAGACTTCAAACCCGGGTCGCCTCAAACATGGGGAGCGCTCGGTATTCAGGGCATGGCCCTCTATAACTTTGAAGCTGAAGCGACTGCCTATATCGGTGAAAACGGTCAAACCGCTGCTCGATTTGAAGGCGATTACGACATCCTGCTGACAAATCGCCTGATCTTACAGCCGACAGTCGAAGTAAACATGTATGGAAAAAATGATCCCCAGCGCGGCATAGGATCTGGATTGGCCAACACCGAAGTAGGGTTCCGGTTGCGTTACGAGATTGTTCGCCAATTTGCCCCTTATGTCGGGGTTACCTGGAATCGCTCCTACGGCAAGACCGCCGACCTGGCCAGCGATGAAGGGGAAAAGACCAACGAGGCTCGATTTGTAGCCGGTATTCGGATGTGGTTCTGA